A DNA window from Xyrauchen texanus isolate HMW12.3.18 chromosome 6, RBS_HiC_50CHRs, whole genome shotgun sequence contains the following coding sequences:
- the LOC127645661 gene encoding neurogenic differentiation factor 6-B-like — translation MLTVPFEDPDMMRESQFGARFQRQEVRTLNNASNTEPKEAEDDNTDREEVEREDDRDENSLLKKKGPRKKKFPDGRVERVKVRRQEANARERSRMHGLNDALESLRKVVPCYSKTQKLSKIETLRLAKNYIWALSETLSAGKRPDLLAFVQTLCKGLSQPTTNLVAGCLQLNARNFLTDHNGDVAFSGRPDAMYPYPNAETGTPTGLSSGTRDSAKPFRPYNYYASYESYYDSASPEGGSPHFDSQISPPINYNGIFSLKKHEDQVEYSKNCHYGMRYCNVPGRGSMYRVSPDSHFPYDLHPRSQSFQSQDELNTGFHN, via the coding sequence ATGTTAACCGTACCATTCGAAGATCCAGACATGATGCGGGAATCTCAGTTCGGTGCCAGATTCCAGCGTCAGGAAGTTCGCACGCTCAATAACGCCTCCAACACGGAGCCCAAGGAGGCTGAGGACGACAACACGGACAGGGAAGAAGTAGAAAGAGAGGATGACCGGGACGAGAACAGTCTCCTAAAGAAGAAAGGCCCGCGTAAAAAGAAATTTCCTGACGGACGCGTCGAGCGCGTGAAAGTGCGGCGCCAAGAAGCGAACGCGCGCGAGCGCAGCCGCATGCACGGGCTCAACGACGCTCTAGAGAGCCTGCGCAAAGTCGTGCCCTGCTACTCCAAAACGCAAAAACTCTCCAAGATCGAGACTTTGAGGCTGGCCAAGAATTACATCTGGGCTCTATCTGAGACTCTGAGTGCGGGCAAGAGACCCGACCTACTCGCCTTTGTGCAGACCCTATGCAAAGgactatcgcagcccaccaccaACTTGGTTGCGGGCTGCCTGCAGTTGAACGCCAGAAATTTCCTCACCGATCACAATGGGGATGTGGCGTTCTCAGGCAGGCCTGATGCTATGTATCCGTACCCGAACGCTGAGACGGGCACGCCCACCGGCCTCAGCTCCGGGACCAGGGACAGCGCCAAACCGTTCCGGCCGTATAACTATTACGCGTCCTACGAGTCCTATTACGACAGTGCCTCTCCGGAGGGTGGCAGCCCACATTTCGACAGCCAAATAAGCCCCCCGATCAATTATAATGGAATTTTCTCACTTAAAAAACACGAGGACCAAGTAGAGTACAGTAAGAATTGCCATTATGGAATGAGATACTGTAACGTGCCTGGTCGGGGCTCCATGTACCGCGTTTCCCCAGACAGCCATTTCCCTTATGACTTACATCCCCGCAGCCAATCGTTCCAGAGCCAGGACGAATTAAATACGGGTTTCCATAATTAA